A window of Nerophis lumbriciformis linkage group LG21, RoL_Nlum_v2.1, whole genome shotgun sequence genomic DNA:
ataaaaaaataaatataattaaaaaaattaatgttggaataatttaaaaacaagttAGCCAAACGGTGCTAggaaatgagctaaaggccattGTCCGGCGCCGTGAGGTTTACGCAATATACTATCGCAAAGATGTACTAGTTTTCATTAATACATTTCATTGagaacctggtctggtgaagataaggtccttttttaaaaaataaaataacataaataaataaaaaacattttcttgaataaaaaagaaagtaaaacaatataaaaacaatcacataaaaaattgtaattaatgaaaatgttagtggaccagcagcacacacaatcatgtgtgcttcaaggactgtatcccttgcagactgtattgttctatagtgtaggaaccagaaatttaataacagaaagaaacaaccccttttgtgtgaatgagaaaagttaatctgaggctgagtttacttgaaactgtttaatgttgcactttttatatgtagaagaaaagttttgtcattttatttaatcagagcaacaacttgaagcagtttaatgttgattaacgtggaccccgacttaaacaagttgaaaacttattcgggtgttaccatttagtggtcaattgtacggaatatgtactgtactgtgcaatctactaataaaagtctcaatcaatcaatcaaaaaaagccctttatatgtagaaaagttttgttaagaaaccattctgagccttatcttatttggCATGAATAATTAATTGACACAAATGAAGCAGTTGTTTGTATTTGACTGTGATCTTTACATATTGTGTGTTTTCCCTAGTCTGGAAGGAGATCCCAGAGGAAGTCGCTGTACGAAAGGTAGTACTGTGCACTTGTTCAGCACACCTGATGTGCAGATTGCATCGCCGTGACATCGTTTTCATGCACTTTCCTGCAGCTTTGTCAGTTCCAGTGACAGATACCGGGACGAGGACGACGGGGGCGGCGTGTCCTCCAGCCGAGAGACGGACAGAGACCGCGATCGGGAGCGGGACAGAGAGCGGGAACGGGACAGCGAACGAGAGCGCGAGAGGGACCCCGAGcgcgatagagagagagagagggaccgTGACAGAGAGCGGGGTCGAGATAGAGAAAGCGAAAAGGATAGAGAACGTGACAGGGACAGGGagcgagacagagacagagaaagAGACCGGGAGAGGGACCGAGAGACAGACAGAGAGCGGGACCGGAGCAGCGAGAGAGATCGGGATCGTGAAGGTGAAAGAGAGAGAGATGGGTCCTTCAGACGTGAGTAACCACGCAAGGACTCACAGGCTCCTAGTTCATGGCTCCATGTGTAAACTCCATTTTTCTTTTTGTCAGGCTCTGATTCTTATCCTGAGCGCAGAGTGAGGAAAGGGAACACTGTGTATGTTTATGGATCGGGGCTCTCTGAGGACAGCATGCGCTCTGCTTTCTCTCAACATGGCAACATCATCGACCTCTCCATGGACAACCCACGCAAGTCAGCAGCCATAAATGGCTTCCTCCTCTCTCTATTGCTTAGATTGTTTACAACagcaaaaaaatcagtgttgaGTGTGTATTACTCACTTTGTTTTCTAGTTGTGCATTCATTACTTTTGAGAAGATGGAGTCTGCAGACCTGGCAGTAACTGAGGTTGGTATCAACTTTACACACATACTAGAAAATGCAAGTTCTGACTCTGAGGGGTATGCCTGCAATATTAGCTGAACAGGTTagcatgtcaagtaccaagttatatgactcttaggtaggctgaccatattctgaaatcccaaaaagaggacacatatatgcgtgccaaggcgggcaaatttgcgaacttgctttataaataatatatttatttaaataaagcattttttctcctctgttgacagcagtgttggcgctaggaattttcaaaatggggtcccaggcaccccatcaagtcataaaaatggggtcccacagtaaatttttggggtcccacttttttgtaggcgttttgaaaaaaaattataaacgtatgcattatcctgttatatctcacattctatattgtgttttggaaaaaggttgtcataaacgttacttaattcattaaaaaaaaaaaaaaaaaaaaaaaaaaaaacacatttttatgcatatgtacatttattcagttataaacattcattcactttcttctttccttcatggatccaaactttaccgctgctggtagttttttctaaggttttatttaataagttgtaggtgtatttatttcagtataaaagtgtaaaaagtgttttgcttgggtcatgaaattatgataatggtgtgccagggcatacatacattttatatttaacgcttaaatctctggagtctacatcaacttcagatctatccctcatttcaaaatgttgtagttttttttatgttgtttttttgtttgttttccgcccttttttgtcaaacaaaactatgtttttaatggcaaacacacaaaatatgcaaaatcttccaccaaaaatatttttcaaagtggaatatctgttgtgaagtaatcagaacctttgataggtcaataattcacaataaaattgattttgattcaatattatgttttgagcaatgaccgtttgaaaaaaaaaaaaaaacagctttgttttattagtcaacattgcaactttttttaaattacatttcacctttaagcttttttatttcacttttgttatgtttttgtttattttaatagtatttttataaatgtgccatgggcctttaaaacattagctgtgggccgcaaatggtaaaaaaaaaaaaaaaactgcgtctTTTCTGATTTTAATACGTTAAAAAGACACcaaaagtgtgttaacgccaacactgcttgacagtataacaaaataagtcacacttatattctgtaacattcacagttttggaaaaaagtgcagaggtagaaatattcaaagaaacctcttgtatataatctaaacataaatagtgcctcaaaacaagttaataaaatttaaacaaaaaacagcagacgagctctcgccctgcacagctgttttgtgctttgtagtgtcgatatgggcttgtagatcgTTGTCCCTTTTATTTGCCACAGATAtgttcctgctttgcacacagtgcattctgctttcCACGTGTCAtgcaaatcatccgtgaagttgcatttacgtttcggcttctctcttgtgtcatgtctgtttctCGActgtctcgctctctgtctctgcccctccctcacgaatgttgctgcgtgcgcacacctccacaatttgttttgttttcaaccccttcttaaccctggacgtacattgaaaatacacgcaaccctaactcaaagtacaggacatttgaggcatttaagaaaccccgcccggacagccccgcaaaagaggacacgtccggggaaaagaggatgtatggtcagtTTAGATAAATGTGAAAGTAGTAACCCTTTTTAGTACAGAATAAGTGCTATATTAAAGCAGGAAAGAATGGATGGCCCAATTGTCCTGAccaagtggaatgttttgatggtgtaaTTGTTGAAATTGTGAGAAAACGTCGGAGTagtcaaaaacacatttttaaaaaaatggaaaTTTAGGCAAAGTAGACCTCTTTTACAGATTTACCTTGTTGTTGTTCCCCCCAGTTGAATGGGAGCACGGTGGGAGACGTTCACATCAAAGTCAGCATCGCCAGGAAGCAACCCATGCTGGACGCTGCCACTGGAAAATCTGTGTGGGCCTCTTTGGGTAAaacgctgttttttttctttcaatcgCTTTTCCTGTGCATCTTTACTGTTGGTTAACCTGCACTTTTGCCTCTTTTATTCACAGCTGTGCACAACAGCGCCAAAGGCTCTTACAGGGACAAGAGGAACCAGGTGGTGTACAGTGAAGATTTCCTGTAGCGAATCAAGCAGACAGCTGTTATTTTCTCTCCATTCTTTAGATTTTGTCTAGGACTGTATctgtaaaaatacttttttcatacatattaacttttttttgtaattactaGTTCAATTGTTAAGGTTTTTGTTTTGACTAATAAAGCAAGCCCAGTAAAAAGTATTCCTAGTTATTTTGGTAGTGGCTGTCAGTACAGGGCCGCAGCTTCTAGTAAAATATAGTTTACATAACCACACGTCCTAAAGATTTTAAAGGgaaatttacggtaaaaaaaaaaatcgtgaaATTCCAGTTTAGCTCGTCTTTGCTCAAAAAGCTGAGAGAACCATCGTTTGTTAtgatatacagtacaagccaaaagttctcatttattttcatgactgcttgtagattgtcactgaaggcatcaaaactatgaatgaacacatgttttaaatggttttatattctagtttcttcaaaatagccaccctgtgctctgattactgctttgcacactctcggcattctctcgatgagcttcaagcacacctgtgaagtgaaaaccatttcaggtgactacctcttgaagctcatcgagagaatgccaagagcgtgcaaaacagtaatcagagcaaagggtggctattttgaagaaaccagaatataaaacatattttcagttatttcacctttttttgttaagtacataactccacccacatgtgttcattcatagttttgatgccttcaatgacaatctacaatgtaaatagtcatgaaaataaagaaaacgcattggaggagaaggtgtgtcgaaacttttggcctgcactgtacgtCATATCACTTTTGTGAATGCACTATTAAAGTCATTTGTAATGGCTTTTACTAGCTATTCCGCCGAAACAGTTCCATTTGTTTGTTAAATAAACTTAAATGTCTTTTTTTCAACTCtaaatctgaaaaaaaaacaaagagctCAATGTGGGAATTATCATCACAAGCCTGGCCACAGTTTGTCAGAAGTAACTTCGAGGTGTGTTAGGAGAAGGGGACTTGCACAGTTTGTCTTTGTACTCAAAATGTAATTTTCAATTCCTAAGAACAGGCAGCAcgttggaacaggggttagtgcatgtgcctcacaatacgaaggtcctgagttcaatcccgggctcgggatctttcagtgtggagtttgcatgttctccacgtgactgcgtgggttccctccgggtactccggcttactcccaccgccaaagacatgcacctggggataggttgattggcaacactaaattggccctagtgtgtgaatgttgtctttttatctgtgttggccctgtgatgaggtggcgacttgtccagggtgtaccccgccttccgcccgaatgcagctgagataggctccagcatcccccgcccaaatgcagctgagataggctccagcatcccccgcgaccccaaaagggacaagcggtagaaaatggatggatgaagggtTCCTAAGAACAAGATTACTCATTTGAGTAACAGTAATGAAAGTAACAGGAGGGAGGTTTTAGcatagaccagtgattctcaaactgtggcactGGTATACGCCAatgaattaaatattcaaacacagtgttactgttcaaactgagtgtgatgttacagtggccaaaaatatttaatatacttgttaaaataaaaccattgccttgtttttaatgaatttttaggcttactatgctactgtattttaaagttaatcattatggtggtacttagagagTCAAAGGTTTTTGAGAGACTCAGCAAACCCATGAAATATATATTGGCATAAATGCCATgtggctatatttcatgtatttgatATGCTGAAAACTCACTCCTGTGACCTTCAGTCCTTTTGCTGAAATGCAACATATTTGGCTTTGGAGCCTTGAACAAAAATGAAGTAAAGTTGCCTGAGATAGGGAAATACTCAATGAGAGTAAGAGCTcatatacataattatttatcTCCCCATGTAAATGTGATTAATACAACCTTTTGAAACTGCAGTATATacagtacctactcagtggcctagtggttagtgtccgccctgagatcggtaggttgtgagttcaaaccccggccgagtcataccaaagactataaaaatgggacccattacctccctgcttggcactcagcatcaagggttggaattgggggttaaatcaccaaaattgattcctGGCCGTGACCACtgatctcctcacctcccagggggtgatcaagggtgatgggttaaatgcagaaaataatttcgccatacctagtgtgtgtgtgacaatcattggtactttaactttatatttaaAACTTGGATGGATATTTCTGCGGTGTGTTGTAAATAAAGTATTACCAATTAAATGTCCTTTCAAAAACTTAAGCATTTGTGGTAACAAAAATCTACTGTAAATCTATTAAAATGacttacatttttaaatttagaaaagccCCACAAAAGGTTTTGTTTAGGCAATTTCAGGAATGAAAACCAACCTTCTTTTGACATTTAATGCTGTATTATATCACATTTCTTCTTTTAAAACATATACAATCTTAAGTTGTCTTTGATGTCCTGACACTACACAGTATATAAAAACCTCCTCAAGACTAAAACAAAGCAGTCTAAAAAGGCCTCACAGCTAAACTACCAGCACACGGTTACTCGGTTTTGCCTTTAATTCTTTGGTTTTAGGAAACTTGCTCCATAATCGGACATTCTTGCCCTTCTTGTATTCTTCCAATCGACCTCTCTCGCTCCTCCTGCTCGTGGAGGGAGTTCTGTACCGTCGTTTTCCCGTGCTGCTCCTTCAGGTGGCGCCGTAAGGCCGGCTTGTGTGCGAACCGAGCGTGGCAGTATGCGCAGCGGTGTGGGCGCTCGCCGCTGTGAAGGTTCATGTGGTCGATGAGCGTGGACCGCTGGGTGAAGCTCTTGGAGCAGAGGGGGCACTGGTGGGGTCGACCGTTGCCCCGGTGCAAGGCCATGTGTCGGTTCAGGTTATAAGAGTGCTGGAACTGCTTGTCGCAGAAGGGGCACGCGTAAACCTGGTGAGCGGCGCAGTAGTGGATGGCGAGGTCGTGAGGCGAGGGGCACGTCACGCCGCAGTGCTCGCAGATGACGGGACCGGTGACGCTCGACGTGGATCCCACCACGGCGACGGACTCATCCCCTCCCTCGCTAGTGCCAACGTTTAACCCGGAACTCCCCTCACCAGCATCACGAGACTCTTCCAGGCCGAAATGAGTCAAACTAGTGGCGGCCGGTGGCAAAGATTTGTCCCCTTGAGCGTCGTCCAAGCTGAAGTCCAATTGTGGGAGATCCACCGAGAACAAACTCCCCGTCTTGAGCCCTTCACTGAAGTCAAGCCCAAAGCCCCCTGCTGTTGCCGCGTTGGCTAAATACCACAAATCCTGAGAGGCCAATCTAGGAGATCTTTTCTCCTGAGTTGACACCAAGCGTCTCCTCTTGAGCCCCCGTCCTGCTGCTCCCCCTCTGCCTTGCTCAGGTTCCGATAACCTGTGTCTGAGAGCACGCAGTTCATCTCTTGATAAGGTGTTCGCACCTTTGCCTGTTGGATTTAAGTCGTATTCGCTTCTCTCTCCTCCGACTACTCCCCCCTCCGTTTCAGGGGACCGTGCATCCTGAGGCTCATCAGTGGGAGCGAGGGTCCCGTCGTCCTTGACATTGTTCGGCTCTTCATCAGAGATGTACACTTGGAACACATGCTGCTTTTCAATGCGGGTCTCTCCTTCATTGTCTGATGCCTTCTCCTACGCCAAAAATGAGAGGAGGTAAGATACAAGGCAGAGACATTTTTCCATTTCCCATTCATTTGTATCAGTACTGTAACATTGGACAGCTACTTTTTAGGTAATAAGTTGTTATTTTTCAGTCTTGTGACAACAAAGTGCTATTCAGATTTACTGTATCAAATTCTAGTTGAAAGTTCAAACTAGGGTGgctcggtataccggtactaataatgtACCGCAATACCAATTAATTGAAACCGGTAGTATACTacctggccctgcgatgaggtggcgacttgtccagggtgtaccccgccttccgcccgattgtagctgagataggctccagcgccccccgcgaccccaaagggaataagcggtagaaaatggatggatggagtatactacctttgaaaagtaccggtaccgttctttcatctgcaTGCAGCTGTgcaggcgcatgatgttgagtgtgtcaaaacgcacacacaaagtgcatacaagcaatgacATCGTGGtggggaagaatggcaaaaaaggaTAATTCTACTAATTAATaaagagtgaagtgaagtgaattacatttatatagcgctttacattgtgaaacccaatatctaagttacatttaaaccagtgtgggtggcactgggagcgggtgggtaaagtgtcttgcccaaggacacaacggcagtgactaggatggcggaagcggggatcgaacctgcaaccctcaagttgctggcacggccactctaccaaccgagctataccgtcccaaaaGACGGTATAGCTATATAAAGAGGGTGGTGAAGCGcactatggaggtatttgggcttcaacaCTATCGATTAAGGTGACGCTTTATACAAGGAGGCGCCACGCTATGagtgttgtaccgtatttttcggactataagtcgcagtttttttcatagtttggccgggggtgcgacttatactcaggagcgacttatgtgtgaaattattaacacattaccgtaaaatatcaaataatattatttagctcattcacgtaagagactagacgtataagatttcatgggatttagcgattaggagtgacagattgtttggtaaacgtatagcatgttctatatgttatagttatttgaatgactcttaccataatatgttacgttaacataccaggcacattctcagttggttatttatgcgtcatataacgtacacttattcagcctgttgttcactattctttatttatttgaaattgcctttcaaatgtctattcttggtgttgggttttatcaaataaatttcccaaaaaaatgcgacttatactccagtgcgacttataaatgtttttttccttctttattatgcattttcggccggtgcgacttatactacggagcgacttatactccgaaaaatgcggtaattaaAACATGCCATTAGTATTACCACCGTTGCTTCAaacttaagtaaacatttaaataataagcattcagatctgcacaaggagttataaagagtgacaagTAATAACAGTGgtttgccgtcagggccagcaaggccttctctgctggcctaacaataaccaaaaatcatgatcataattaaagataagagtaattttttatttactttccttaaatatctaaaagtattcatattctcttcatgtcatattatgctccttccagcgctgttgtttttaggttatagagtttttttccaatcagaattcagctagcttatgttgccatgctgtaccaaatctgcccagagccttcagaatcaacaatgcaggcgtctatgcgctgtaagtgaacggacacaaacatttgacagacagttgcgatagccaatcagatcacaagttgttgtcagtaaggccttctagctggcctcagctGTGGAgcgaggtaacataagaactccaatacccagcatgccacagtagtgaagagcgtGC
This region includes:
- the nelfe gene encoding negative elongation factor E, which gives rise to MVAFPVSLTEEEEALQKKYAKLKKKRKALLALKKQNTTNQTNQSGLKRTLSDQPVVDTATATEQAKMLIKSGAISAIKSENKNSGFKRSRMLEIKLKDPEKGPVPAFLPFQRSVSTDEVEPESGRRSQRKSLYESFVSSSDRYRDEDDGGGVSSSRETDRDRDRERDRERERDSERERERDPERDRERERDRDRERGRDRESEKDRERDRDRERDRDRERDRERDRETDRERDRSSERDRDREGERERDGSFRRSDSYPERRVRKGNTVYVYGSGLSEDSMRSAFSQHGNIIDLSMDNPRNCAFITFEKMESADLAVTELNGSTVGDVHIKVSIARKQPMLDAATGKSVWASLAVHNSAKGSYRDKRNQVVYSEDFL
- the LOC133620943 gene encoding uncharacterized protein isoform X2; the protein is MEMLCFRLPGHGDMTLKHMNSLRSRQHFCDITILTSNNQTFRGHKVVLAACSPFLRDQFLLSHASKLQVSMLHNSSVMCDLLQSCYTGLLQFNPEEIVNYLTAASYLQMECIVERCRDALKKYMRSKNPGPLKEKASDNEGETRIEKQHVFQVYISDEEPNNVKDDGTLAPTDEPQDARSPETEGGVVGGERSEYDLNPTGKGANTLSRDELRALRHRLSEPEQGRGGAAGRGLKRRRLVSTQEKRSPRLASQDLWYLANAATAGGFGLDFSEGLKTGSLFSVDLPQLDFSLDDAQGDKSLPPAATSLTHFGLEESRDAGEGSSGLNVGTSEGGDESVAVVGSTSSVTGPVICEHCGVTCPSPHDLAIHYCAAHQVYACPFCDKQFQHSYNLNRHMALHRGNGRPHQCPLCSKSFTQRSTLIDHMNLHSGERPHRCAYCHARFAHKPALRRHLKEQHGKTTVQNSLHEQEERERSIGRIQEGQECPIMEQVS
- the LOC133620943 gene encoding uncharacterized protein isoform X1; its protein translation is MEMLCFRLPGHGDMTLKHMNSLRSRQHFCDITILTSNNQTFRGHKVVLAACSPFLRDQFLLSHASKLQVSMLHNSSVMCDLLQSCYTGLLQFNPEEIVNYLTAASYLQMECIVERCRDALKKYMRSKNPGPLKITTEENSAQPVIVSGSIHSIAPPPTGRASAARSPEVHLVDKNSTQESSQQQDGTSFVQKACVKEKASDNEGETRIEKQHVFQVYISDEEPNNVKDDGTLAPTDEPQDARSPETEGGVVGGERSEYDLNPTGKGANTLSRDELRALRHRLSEPEQGRGGAAGRGLKRRRLVSTQEKRSPRLASQDLWYLANAATAGGFGLDFSEGLKTGSLFSVDLPQLDFSLDDAQGDKSLPPAATSLTHFGLEESRDAGEGSSGLNVGTSEGGDESVAVVGSTSSVTGPVICEHCGVTCPSPHDLAIHYCAAHQVYACPFCDKQFQHSYNLNRHMALHRGNGRPHQCPLCSKSFTQRSTLIDHMNLHSGERPHRCAYCHARFAHKPALRRHLKEQHGKTTVQNSLHEQEERERSIGRIQEGQECPIMEQVS